In one Streptomyces venezuelae genomic region, the following are encoded:
- a CDS encoding GNAT family N-acetyltransferase: MSSSLSSSTATTTAAELSTERLTLRAWTADEVADVLAGRRPTHWAQDFPADGDRVIASVIAQQIADGPQDPGAHGHRLIVERDGGTVVGSLSLLWPPSEGSVEFGYGVVPSRRGRGYAPEAVRALVAHALTSPEVTVVYAEVELGNEASVRVLEKAGLHRWSSDGTTALYRTDAPEAAPSPE, translated from the coding sequence GTGTCTTCTTCTCTTTCCAGCAGCACCGCCACCACCACCGCCGCCGAGCTGTCGACCGAACGCCTCACCCTGCGGGCCTGGACGGCCGACGAGGTCGCCGACGTCCTCGCGGGCCGGCGCCCCACGCACTGGGCGCAGGACTTCCCCGCCGACGGCGACCGCGTCATCGCGAGCGTCATCGCCCAGCAGATCGCCGACGGGCCGCAGGACCCCGGAGCGCACGGCCACCGGCTGATCGTCGAACGGGACGGCGGTACCGTCGTCGGCTCTCTCAGCCTGCTGTGGCCGCCGAGCGAGGGCTCGGTCGAGTTCGGCTACGGAGTCGTGCCCTCGCGCCGCGGCCGCGGCTACGCCCCCGAAGCCGTACGGGCCCTCGTCGCACACGCCCTGACCTCACCCGAGGTCACCGTCGTGTACGCCGAGGTGGAACTCGGCAACGAGGCCTCCGTCCGCGTCCTGGAGAAGGCGGGCCTGCACCGCTGGAGCAGCGACGGGACGACGGCCCTGTACCGCACGGACGCGCCGGAAGCGGCACCGTCCCCGGAGTAG
- a CDS encoding Rv2578c family radical SAM protein, with translation MRWENLSDGPRRGTADAALFGADAVTTRVFDTPEFRGITFHEIRARSIVNRVPGASRMPFEWTVNPYRGCTHACVYCFARKTHSYLDLDTGLGFDSQIVVKVNAAELLRRQLASPRWHGDHIAMGTNVDCYQRAEGRYRLMPGIIAALRDRGNPFSILTKGTLILRDLDLLRQAAAVTDVGISVSVGFVDEGLWRTVEPGTPAPERRLDAVRTLTEHGIGCGVLMAPVIPFLGDHPDQLRATVRAVAESGATSVTPLVLHLRPGAREWFMAWLGRHHPHLVRRYERLYAEGAYAPKWYQRRITRQVHELAEEFGIGPSRAGAARRIRVPHAPEPAAGPTQLTLL, from the coding sequence ATGCGCTGGGAGAACCTTTCCGACGGGCCGCGCCGTGGCACCGCGGACGCCGCGCTGTTCGGCGCGGACGCGGTGACGACGAGGGTGTTCGACACCCCCGAGTTCAGAGGGATCACGTTCCACGAGATACGTGCCAGGTCGATCGTGAACCGCGTGCCGGGCGCGTCCCGCATGCCGTTCGAATGGACGGTCAACCCCTACCGGGGGTGCACGCACGCGTGCGTCTACTGTTTCGCGCGCAAGACGCACAGCTATCTGGACCTGGACACCGGCCTCGGGTTCGACAGCCAGATCGTCGTCAAGGTCAACGCCGCCGAACTGCTGCGGCGCCAGCTCGCCTCGCCGCGCTGGCACGGCGACCACATCGCCATGGGCACGAACGTGGACTGCTACCAGCGCGCGGAGGGCCGGTACCGGCTGATGCCGGGGATCATCGCGGCCCTGCGCGACCGCGGGAACCCGTTCTCCATCCTGACCAAGGGCACGCTGATCCTGCGCGACCTGGACCTGCTGCGACAGGCCGCCGCGGTGACGGACGTCGGGATCTCCGTCTCGGTGGGCTTCGTCGACGAAGGGCTGTGGCGCACCGTCGAGCCGGGCACCCCGGCGCCCGAGCGCCGCCTCGACGCCGTGCGCACCCTCACCGAGCACGGCATCGGCTGCGGCGTCCTGATGGCACCGGTCATCCCCTTCCTGGGCGACCACCCGGACCAGCTGCGCGCCACGGTGCGGGCCGTCGCCGAGTCGGGGGCGACCTCGGTGACGCCGCTGGTGCTGCATCTGCGGCCCGGGGCACGGGAGTGGTTCATGGCGTGGCTCGGCCGCCACCACCCGCACCTGGTGCGGCGGTACGAGCGGCTGTACGCGGAGGGCGCCTACGCCCCCAAGTGGTACCAGCGCCGCATCACCCGCCAAGTGCACGAACTGGCCGAGGAGTTCGGCATCGGGCCCTCGCGCGCGGGCGCCGCCCGACGGATCCGGGTCCCCCACGCGCCCGAGCCCGCCGCGGGACCCACTCAGCTCACGCTTCTCTGA
- a CDS encoding adenylosuccinate lyase yields the protein MDEESRTVTERLRAEAGGSKEYERLLAAEDPDELAEVLVSPGQPLWARELAAFRLGVAGDRRAFESLVLLLNHRDPPRCAAAAHALARLGDPRTARAAAALATNELRVAYALYPVRLLTELRAPESAPALITTLQRRLAPHDPFGKIALACVEGLGALGDARARPVLTAARGHPRLAAAASAALARLPQDDGRTG from the coding sequence ATGGATGAGGAGTCGCGGACGGTGACGGAACGCTTACGGGCGGAGGCGGGCGGATCCAAGGAGTACGAGAGGCTGCTCGCCGCGGAGGATCCCGACGAGCTCGCCGAGGTGCTCGTCTCACCGGGGCAGCCTCTGTGGGCCCGGGAGTTGGCCGCCTTCAGACTCGGCGTCGCGGGTGACCGCAGGGCCTTCGAGTCGCTCGTCCTCCTCCTGAACCACCGGGACCCACCACGCTGCGCCGCCGCGGCCCACGCCCTGGCCCGCCTCGGCGACCCGCGCACGGCACGCGCGGCCGCCGCCCTCGCGACGAACGAACTCCGCGTCGCCTACGCCTTGTACCCGGTGCGTCTGCTCACCGAGCTCCGCGCCCCGGAGTCCGCGCCCGCGCTGATCACCACGCTGCAGCGCAGACTGGCGCCGCACGACCCCTTCGGCAAGATCGCGCTCGCCTGCGTGGAGGGCCTGGGAGCACTCGGCGACGCCCGCGCCAGGCCGGTCCTGACGGCCGCCCGAGGCCACCCCCGCCTCGCGGCGGCGGCGTCGGCGGCCCTGGCCCGCCTCCCGCAGGACGACGGCAGGACCGGCTGA
- a CDS encoding alpha/beta hydrolase — protein sequence MKKHALVLCTVAAVTAALAAAVPPASGVPAERGPLAWKKCATKDHPTLQCASLKVPLDHQEPHGRQITLALTRVPHTADTSQGPLLVNPGGPGGSGLSMAGFVAKSLPEKAAAQYDIVGFDPRGVGRSRPALNCRPGHFDPVRPAAVPATAALERANLRRARAFAKACGEKYGDVLPFIDSVSVAQDMDDIRAALGAERISFFGYSYGTYLGALYGRLYPHRVRRMALDSLVDPTGVWYDSNLRQDRAFDERHKAFMAWIARHDAAYGLGENPSGVEAKWYEMREALAEKPAGKKVGAAELEDTFLPGGYFNGYWPRLAKAFAAYVNDGNGKPLVAAYDTFGAVDAAGENGYSVYSAVQCRDVQWPRDWRTWREDNDRTHAQAPFTTWNNAWYNAPCAFWPTHHLSQPDVANSELPPVLLFQGTDDPATPYDGAVNLHRKLRGSRLVVEEGGGNHGVTLSGNKCLDRHLAVYLTTGKVPTGDGGVDAVCEAGPDPKPQAPTKAKPRALSHPWSTMGA from the coding sequence ATGAAGAAACATGCCCTCGTACTGTGCACGGTCGCCGCCGTGACGGCGGCGCTGGCCGCGGCGGTGCCGCCCGCGTCGGGAGTCCCGGCCGAGCGCGGCCCGCTGGCATGGAAGAAGTGCGCCACCAAGGACCATCCCACGCTCCAGTGCGCGTCCCTGAAGGTGCCACTCGACCACCAGGAGCCCCACGGACGGCAGATCACCCTCGCCCTGACCCGCGTCCCGCACACCGCCGACACCTCCCAGGGGCCGCTCCTGGTGAACCCCGGCGGCCCCGGCGGCAGCGGACTGTCGATGGCCGGGTTCGTCGCGAAGTCGCTGCCCGAGAAGGCGGCCGCGCAGTACGACATCGTGGGCTTCGACCCGCGCGGGGTCGGCAGGAGCAGGCCCGCGCTCAACTGCAGGCCGGGCCACTTCGACCCGGTGCGCCCTGCCGCCGTCCCCGCCACCGCCGCCCTGGAGCGCGCCAACCTGCGCAGGGCGCGGGCTTTCGCGAAGGCGTGCGGCGAGAAGTACGGCGACGTCCTGCCCTTCATCGACTCGGTGAGCGTGGCCCAGGACATGGACGACATCCGCGCGGCTCTCGGCGCCGAGCGGATCAGCTTCTTCGGCTACTCCTACGGCACGTATCTGGGAGCCCTCTACGGAAGGCTCTATCCGCACCGGGTGCGGCGCATGGCGCTCGATTCCCTCGTCGACCCCACGGGCGTCTGGTACGACTCCAACCTCCGCCAGGACCGGGCCTTCGACGAGCGCCACAAGGCGTTCATGGCCTGGATCGCCCGTCATGACGCGGCCTACGGACTCGGCGAGAACCCTTCGGGCGTCGAGGCCAAGTGGTACGAGATGCGCGAGGCGCTCGCCGAGAAGCCCGCGGGCAAGAAGGTGGGCGCCGCCGAACTGGAGGACACCTTCCTGCCCGGCGGCTACTTCAACGGCTACTGGCCCCGCCTGGCCAAGGCGTTCGCCGCGTACGTGAACGACGGGAACGGCAAACCGCTCGTCGCCGCGTACGACACGTTCGGCGCGGTCGACGCCGCGGGCGAGAACGGCTACAGCGTCTACAGCGCCGTGCAGTGCCGGGACGTGCAGTGGCCGCGCGACTGGCGGACGTGGCGCGAGGACAACGACCGGACGCACGCGCAGGCACCGTTCACGACCTGGAACAACGCCTGGTACAACGCTCCGTGCGCTTTCTGGCCGACGCACCACCTGAGCCAGCCGGACGTCGCCAACTCCGAACTGCCGCCCGTCCTGCTGTTCCAGGGCACGGACGACCCGGCCACCCCGTACGACGGAGCCGTCAACCTCCACCGCAAGCTGCGGGGCTCCCGCCTGGTGGTCGAAGAGGGCGGCGGGAACCACGGCGTCACCCTCAGCGGAAACAAGTGCCTGGACCGGCACTTGGCGGTGTACCTGACGACCGGCAAGGTACCGACCGGCGACGGCGGCGTCGACGCGGTCTGCGAGGCCGGCCCCGACCCGAAGCCGCAGGCCCCGACGAAGGCGAAGCCGAGGGCACTGTCACACCCGTGGTCCACGATGGGTGCATGA
- a CDS encoding 3-hydroxyacyl-CoA dehydrogenase family protein, producing MDAPLNTVAVIGLGTMGTGITEVLARAGREVIGIDICQAAASRAVESLEASTARAVRRERLTEEERRGILTRFRTFTDLRAAADADLVIEVVPESYEVKQQVVRELDAVVRPGTIIATGTNALSVTRLAAESQRPERVLGLHFFNPAPAMKLVEVVSSVLTAPAAVAAVTDLALALGKEPVAVGDRPGFVADGLLFGYLNQAAAMYEAKYASREDIDAAMRLGCGLPMGPLALLDLIGVDTARTVLDAMYAESQDRLHAPAPILRQLSEAGLTGRKAGRGFYTYAEAGSPEVVRDALTPVEDEERAPGRTVRSVGVAGSGTMASGIAEVFAKAGFSVVLAARTEEKAQTAKSRIGKSLSRSVDKGRMTAEAAAQTLERITPAGSYEAFADVDLALEAVAEDLDIKRQLFATLDKVCKPGAILATTTSSLPVVACARATSRPRDVIGMHFFNPAPAMKLVEVVRTVVTTDDVRATVREVCTKIRKHPVDCGDRAGFIVNALLFPYLNNAIKMVEEHYASLDDIDAAMKLGGGYPMGPFELLDVVGLDVSLAIEKVLHREFRDPGLAPAPLLEHLVAAGCLGRKTGRGFREYARR from the coding sequence ATGGACGCTCCCCTGAACACCGTCGCCGTCATCGGCCTGGGCACGATGGGCACCGGCATCACCGAGGTCCTGGCCCGGGCGGGCCGCGAGGTCATCGGCATCGACATCTGCCAGGCCGCGGCCTCCCGCGCCGTCGAGTCCCTGGAGGCCTCGACCGCCCGCGCCGTGCGCCGAGAGCGCCTCACCGAGGAGGAGCGCCGCGGCATCCTCACCCGCTTCCGCACCTTCACCGACCTGCGTGCCGCGGCCGACGCCGACCTGGTCATCGAGGTCGTCCCGGAGTCGTACGAGGTCAAGCAGCAGGTCGTCCGCGAGCTCGACGCCGTCGTGCGCCCCGGGACCATCATCGCGACCGGCACCAACGCGCTCTCCGTGACCCGTCTCGCCGCAGAATCGCAGCGCCCGGAGCGGGTGTTGGGCCTGCACTTCTTCAACCCGGCGCCCGCGATGAAGCTGGTCGAGGTCGTGTCGTCCGTGCTGACCGCGCCCGCCGCCGTCGCCGCGGTGACCGACCTGGCGCTCGCGCTGGGCAAGGAGCCCGTCGCGGTCGGCGACCGGCCGGGCTTCGTCGCCGACGGACTGCTCTTCGGCTACCTCAACCAGGCCGCCGCGATGTACGAGGCGAAGTACGCGTCCCGCGAGGACATCGACGCGGCGATGCGGCTCGGCTGCGGTCTGCCGATGGGGCCGCTCGCGCTGCTCGACCTGATCGGCGTGGACACCGCCCGCACGGTCCTGGACGCCATGTACGCCGAGTCGCAGGACCGCCTGCACGCGCCCGCGCCGATCCTCAGGCAGCTGAGCGAGGCGGGGCTGACCGGCCGCAAGGCGGGCCGCGGCTTCTACACGTACGCGGAGGCGGGCAGCCCGGAGGTGGTGCGCGACGCGCTGACCCCCGTGGAGGACGAGGAGCGCGCGCCGGGACGCACGGTCCGCTCGGTCGGCGTCGCGGGCTCGGGGACGATGGCGTCCGGCATCGCGGAGGTCTTCGCCAAGGCGGGCTTCTCCGTGGTCCTCGCCGCGCGGACCGAGGAGAAGGCGCAGACCGCGAAGTCCCGGATCGGGAAGTCCCTGTCCCGCTCCGTGGACAAGGGCAGGATGACGGCGGAGGCGGCGGCGCAGACGCTGGAGCGGATCACGCCCGCGGGGTCGTACGAGGCGTTCGCGGACGTCGATCTGGCGCTGGAGGCCGTCGCGGAGGACCTGGACATCAAGCGGCAGCTCTTCGCGACGCTCGACAAGGTCTGCAAGCCGGGCGCGATCCTGGCGACCACGACGTCCTCGCTGCCGGTCGTCGCCTGCGCCCGCGCCACCTCGCGGCCGCGCGACGTGATCGGCATGCACTTCTTCAACCCGGCCCCCGCGATGAAGCTGGTCGAGGTGGTCCGCACGGTGGTGACGACGGACGACGTGCGGGCCACGGTGCGCGAGGTGTGCACGAAGATCCGCAAACACCCGGTGGACTGCGGCGACCGTGCCGGCTTCATCGTGAACGCGCTGCTGTTCCCGTACCTGAACAACGCGATCAAGATGGTCGAGGAGCATTACGCCTCGCTGGACGACATCGACGCGGCGATGAAGCTCGGCGGCGGCTACCCCATGGGCCCCTTCGAGCTCCTGGACGTCGTCGGCCTGGACGTGTCGCTGGCCATCGAGAAGGTCCTGCACCGCGAGTTCCGCGACCCGGGCCTGGCCCCGGCGCCGCTGCTCGAACACCTGGTGGCCGCGGGCTGCCTCGGCCGCAAGACGGGCCGTGGCTTCCGCGAATATGCGCGGCGCTGA